A region from the Hypericibacter adhaerens genome encodes:
- the rpsQ gene encoding 30S ribosomal protein S17, which translates to MPRRVLQGVVVSDKNDKTVIVSVERRVMHPIYKKFIRRSKRYAAHDEANASKVGDTVMIRECRPLSKTKRWEVVTSAASQQG; encoded by the coding sequence CCGAGGCGAGTGCTCCAGGGTGTCGTGGTCAGCGACAAGAACGACAAGACGGTCATCGTCAGCGTCGAGCGTCGCGTCATGCACCCGATCTACAAGAAGTTCATCCGTCGCTCGAAGCGCTATGCGGCGCACGACGAGGCGAATGCGTCCAAGGTTGGCGACACGGTGATGATCCGGGAATGTCGGCCGCTGTCCAAGACGAAGCGGTGGGAGGTCGTGACCTCCGCCGCTTCCCAGCAGGGCTGA